A single genomic interval of Saccharomyces eubayanus strain FM1318 chromosome IV, whole genome shotgun sequence harbors:
- the RXT3 gene encoding Rxt3p — protein sequence MSVSEQDPNRAYRETQSQIYRLQETLLNSARAKNLQEEERQENNSQPLDQYGNSQELATSGVSAFNAPEVDSQSVLTFTAEKYPKEPKNLGTLYYNRFKEGSFGEDSTSYSERHKFPYNLYDRTLPPPFLPAIGIDKINNIVMLKITYEDVQASLDNLESPRARNNEIWGCDIYSDDSDPILVLRHCGFKPVASPGNSFPKLRRTPANMANQDSVIGNLPLLTGTPFDLEVELLLLPTLQKYPSVKRFGITSREWGSEDTVLHDGISYGIYSIAIKQRLDSNRPHEPNGYIKNLKWT from the coding sequence ATGTCGGTAAGTGAACAGGACCCTAATAGAGCATACAGAGAAACACAATCGCAGATATACAGGTTGCAGGAAACATTACTAAATTCTGCAAGGGCAAAAAATTTGCAGGAGGAAGAAAGGCAAGAGAACAATAGTCAACCGCTAGATCAGTATGGGAATTCTCAGGAGCTTGCAACGAGTGGAGTTTCAGCCTTCAACGCACCTGAGGTAGATTCACAGTCAGTTCTAACTTTTACTGCagaaaaatatccaaaagaaccaaaaaatttggGTACACTCTACTACAACCGTTTCAAAGAGGGATCCTTCGGTGAGGATTCGACGAGCTACTCTGAGAGACACAAATTCCCGTATAATCTTTATGACAGGACCCTTCCACCACCGTTCCTTCCAGCTATCGGTATTGATAAGATCAACAATATAGtaatgttgaaaataacatATGAAGACGTTCAGGCCAGCTTGGATAATTTAGAATCTCCTAGAGCGAGAAATAATGAGATTTGGGGGTGTGATATCTACTCGGATGATTCAGACCCCATTTTAGTTTTAAGACATTGTGGGTTCAAACCCGTTGCATCTCCAGGTAACTCGTTCCCCAAACTAAGGAGAACGCCAGCAAATATGGCAAACCAAGATAGTGTCATAGGCAACCTTCCCCTGCTGACAGGGACACCTTTCGATTTAGAGGTGGAGCTTTTGCTACTACCCACTTTACAAAAGTACCCTAGCGTGAAAAGGTTTGGTATAACCTCGCGAGAATGGGGGTCGGAGGACACGGTTTTACACGATGGGATAAGTTATGGTATCTATAGCATTGCAATTAAGCAAAGGTTGGATAGCAATAGACCTCATGAACCAAACGGGtacataaaaaatttgaagtggacttga
- the VAM6 gene encoding Vam6p yields the protein MLRAQKLHSLESSDISAILPIEQSQKLVLAKKSGDVEVYSRDGNTYKLFQLYPDLLQNAKNESSFPLIENFYFANELSTIFAQCKETLILLSTTNLQEYDRIIDRRGIKHCWLFEKTHKNKEEVTTYLAYSTINTSKMRILIWEGRTYKNMIEASLSFRKEIIRSIYPGEVGIVLTTDLGIYHWPYNKSSLIRVEKTVRNKYPKDMISALTELMNQTEKTVEKSPKKHHRDDTQSFSSMDRMSRKSSVSSIWYRGISSDRCNKIRYIFELEGDDPAPLIIDGTTKKLFKLDFMHNNEEPFLVATDHTTFSESNSEFDHMHYLSSHLLMLYNTDTIKFVDYANGFTFLQQKIPEGIKWVKSLSGTYFLVWTSNDELQLFSYHVDDGSDDYDEESICGDISDPDFYQLWRKVLFYKFFINSPNSTELCVSENPQESLDICAMKLRDLTVMWCLRIFDKFQNYMIQLESSKNSKMLRSKCEEIIVKDIFDLFIKFWAPPQLVILKVFPSAISSLVLEITGQEHHCLFKEAEEAKETYDIPPHLLNKWCLPYLTDTRRHLQNLLSGQHDDENRITWFYRDRKIKQNFDFFLINNHDDVDLETMLTLIDTVLFKCYLYYNPSMVGPFIRVENHCDSDVIVTELKIRHMFKDLIDFYYKRGNHEEALKFLTNLVGELESDNTEEKQRQKIEHGVKILVIYYLKKLSNSELGVLFKYTDWLLKRNNGSIQEIISSIYFHDSQACNGRDHLKIYEYIQKYDKLLALQYLEFAISTFRLEGNSLHTILIKLYLKNLDVPSTKIKLKSLLETTSVYEPRTILRLLTETIEAGADLLPANDLKFVKYLKIFPLSKLENHEESVRILLDEVDDYKAATNYCDDVYESDSTKGEKLLLYLYDKLVSIYDSNGNSKLILGFLQDHGSKLNSAEIYKNLPQGLPLYDIGRVISQLLKKHSSKMDETRIEKNLLQVELVTTTFYLNDSLSSYGVLSDSHKCPICKKIISNFGTDSISWFTREGRNIVTHYNCGKVLQDRFTAQTKASSKTEQKTLGDVKNEISNK from the coding sequence ATGTTAAGGGCTCAGAAGTTACATTCGTTGGAATCTTCTGATATTAGTGCAATTCTACCCATCGAACAATCGCAAAAACTGGTTTTAGCGAAGAAGAGTGGTGACGTAGAAGTTTACTCTCGAGATGGCAATACGTATAAACTATTTCAACTGTATCCGGATCTTTTACAGAATGCTAAAAACGAGTCTTCCTTTCCATTGATTGAGAATTTCTACTTTGCGAACGAGCTCTCTACCATCTTTGCACAGTGTAAAGAAACCTTAATTTTACTGAGTACTACTAATTTACAAGAATATGATCGAATCATTGATAGAAGGGGCATAAAACATTGCTGGCTGTTTGAAAAGACAcacaaaaacaaagaagaagtcaCCACTTACTTGGCATATTCAACAATCAACACTTCTAAGATGCGAATATTAATATGGGAGGGAAGAACGTATAAGAACATGATAGAAGCGTCATTATCATTTAGGAAGGAAATCATAAGGTCCATATATCCTGGAGAAGTAGGCATTGTTTTAACGACCGATCTAGGAATATACCATTGGCCCTATAACAAGTCATCTTTAATTAGAGTTGAGAAAACAGTGAGAAACAAATATCCTAAGGATATGATATCAGCGTTAACGGAACTAATGAATCAAACAGAAAAAACCGTAGAGAAGAGCCcaaaaaaacatcatcGTGATGATACTCAATCCTTCTCTTCTATGGACCGTATGTCCAGGAAATCAAGTGTATCAAGTATATGGTACAGAGGCATAAGTAGCGATCGTTGTAACAAAATACGATATATCTTCGAACTGGAAGGCGATGACCCTGCTCCTCTAATAATCGATGGAACTACCAAGAAACTATTTAAACTAGACTTCATGCATAACAATGAAGAGCCGTTTTTAGTCGCTACCGATCATACTACATTTTCCGAATCAAATTCCGAATTCGATCACATGCACTATTTGTCATCCCACTTGCTGATGCTATATAACACAGATACTATCAAATTCGTCGATTACGCAAATGGATTTACCTTTTTACAGCAAAAAATACCAGAGGGTATAAAATGGGTGAAGAGTCTTTCCGGTActtattttttggtatGGACTTCGAATGATGAGTTGCAGTTATTCTCCTACCATGTAGATGATGGATCTGATGATTATGATGAAGAGTCAATTTGCGGTGACATTAGTGATCCTGACTTTTATCAACTGTGGAGAaaagttcttttttataaGTTCTTCATCAACTCTCCTAATTCTACAGAGTTATGTGTATCAGAAAACCCCCAAGAGTCATTAGATATATGTGCTATGAAACTGAGAGACTTAACTGTGATGTGGTGTTTGagaatttttgataaatttcaaaattacaTGATCCAATTGGAAAGTAGCAAAAACTCAAAGATGCTCCGATCCAAATGTGAAGAAATAATCGTTAAAGATATATTCGACttatttatcaaattttggGCTCCGCCTCAATTAGTTATATTGAAAGTATTTCCTTCTGCTATTTCAAGTCTGGTATTAGAAATTACTGGCCAAGAGCATCATTGCTTGTTCAAGGAAGCCGAAGAAGCTAAAGAGACATATGACATTCCGCCACATCTATTGAACAAGTGGTGCTTACCGTATCTTACTGATACTAGAAGACACCTGCAGAATTTGTTAAGTGGACAGCACGATGACGAAAACCGTATAACTTGGTTTTATCGCGACCGAAAAATTAAGCAGaattttgactttttcCTCATCAATAACCATGATGACGTGGATCTTGAAACCATGTTAACTTTGATAGACACCGTTTTATTTAAATGCTATCTTTATTATAACCCTTCCATGGTGGGTCCATTCATCCGTGTAGAAAATCACTGCGATTCGGATGTCATTGTGACTGAGTTGAAAATACGTCATATGTTTAAAGATCTTATTGATTTTTACTACAAACGTGGGAATCATGAAGAAGCCTTAAAGTTTCTTACAAATTTGGTTGGTGAATTAGAATCCGATAatacagaagaaaaacaacgacaaaaaattgagcaTGGCGTTAAAATCTTAGTTATTTAttacttgaaaaagttgTCTAATTCAGAATTAGgcgttcttttcaaatatacTGACTggcttttgaaaaggaacaacGGTTCGATTCAGGAAATTATTTCATCGATATATTTTCACGATTCTCAAGCATGTAACGGAAGGGACCACTTAAAGATATATGAATATATCCAGAAGTACGACAAGTTACTCGCTCTCCAATATTTGGAATTTGCAATCAGTACCTTTCGATTGGAAGGGAATAGCTTGCACACTATTTTGATCAAGCTATACCTTAAAAATTTGGATGTTCCCTCAACCAAAATCAAGCTAAAATCACTACTAGAGACAACATCCGTCTATGAACCCAGAACAATACTAAGATTACTAACTGAAACTATTGAGGCCGGGGCGGATCTTTTGCCCGCGAATGACCTCAAATTCGttaaatatttgaagatATTTCCTTTATCAAAATTAGAAAACCATGAAGAATCGGTACGAATATTGCTTGATGAAGTGGATGATTACAAAGCAGCAACAAACTATTGTGATGACGTATACGAAAGCGACTCAACAAAGGGAGAGAAGCTTTTGTTGTACCTATACGATAAACTAGTTTCTATATATGATTCAAACGGAAATTCCAAGCTGATTCTGGGGTTTTTACAAGACCATGGTTCAAAATTAAATTCGGCGGAGATATACAAAAACCTACCTCAGGGTCTCCCCTTGTATGATATCGGTAGAGTGATTTCTCAATTGTTAAAGAAGCACTCGTCGAAAATGGACGAAACTAGAATAGAAAAGAATCTCCTTCAAGTTGAGCTTGTGACCACTACTTTCTATCTCAATGACAGTTTATCTTCATACGGAGTCTTGTCGGATAGCCATAAATGCCCTATCTGCAAGAAAATAATCTCGAACTTCGGAACCGATTCTATTTCATGGTTTACTAGAGAGGGTAGAAATATCGTCACGCACTATAATTGTGGGAAAGTACTACAGGATCGTTTTACTGCTCAAACTAAAGCGTCTTCCAAAACTGAACAAAAGACTTTGGGAGACGTTAAGAATGAAATAAGCAACaagtaa
- the MDH3 gene encoding malate dehydrogenase MDH3 yields the protein MVKVAILGASGGVGQPLSLLLKLSPYVSELALYDIRAAEGIGKDLSHINTNSDCVGYDKDSIESTLANAQVVLIPAGVPRKPGLTRDDLFKMNAGIVKSLVTAVGNFAPNARVLVISNPVNSLVPIAVETLKRMGKFKPGNVMGVTNLDLVRAETFLVDYLMLKDPKIGQQEDKTIMHRKVTVIGGHSGETIIPIITDKSLVFQLEKQYEQFIHRVQFGGDEIVKAKQGAGSATLSMAFAGAKFAEEILRSFHNEKPETESLTAFVYLPGLKNGKKAQDLIRDNSIEYFSLPIVLKNGSITSIDTSILERLSPREEQLVDTAVKELRKNIEKGKSFILNSSKL from the coding sequence ATGGTCAAAGTCGCAATTCTTGGTGCTTCTGGTGGTGTGGGACAACCGCTATCTTTGCTGCTAAAACTAAGCCCTTACGTTTCTGAACTGGCCTTATATGATATCAGAGCTGCTGAAGGGATTGGTAAAGACTTATCTCATATCAATACTAACTCTGATTGTGTTGGTTACGACAAGGACAGCATTGAAAGTACCTTGGCGAATGCGCAGGTGGTGCTTATCCCTGCCGGTGTGCCCAGGAAACCTGGATTGACCAGAGATGATTTGTTCAAGATGAACGCCGGTATTGTCAAAAGCTTGGTGACCGCTGTCGGTAACTTTGCGCCAAATGCAAGGGTCTTGGTCATTTCCAACCCAGTCAATAGTTTGGTTCCCATTGCCGTGGAAACTTTGAAGAGAATGGGAAAGTTTAAACCTGGAAACGTCATGGGTGTGACGAACCTTGATTTGGTGCGCGCAGAAACATTCTTAGTAGACTACTTGATGTTGAAAGACCCCAAGATTGGACAACAAGAGGACAAGACTATAATGCACAGGAAAGTCACCGTTATCGGAGGCCACTCGGGCGAAACGATTATTCCAATAATTACCGACAAATCTTTGGTGTTCCAGCTTGAGAAGCAGTACGAGCAATTCATTCATAGGGTTCAATTTGGTGGTGACGAAATTGTCAAGGCAAAGCAAGGCGCTGGTTCAGCCACATTGTCTATGGCATTCGCAGGGGCAAAGTTCGCTGAAGAAATCTTGAGAAGCTTCCATAATGAGAAGCCTGAAACAGAGTCGCTCACCGCATTCGTTTACTTGCCGGGGTTGAAAAACGGTAAAAAGGCACAGGATTTGATCCGTGACAACTCTATTGAGTACTTTTCATTGCCAATTGTCCTGAAGAATGGTAGCATCACGTCTATTGACACTAGCATCTTGGAGAGACTGTCTCCAAGAGAGGAACAGTTGGTTGACACCGCTGTCAAGGAACTACGCAAGAATATTGAGAAGGGTAAGAGCTTTATTCTAAACTCTTCCAAGTTATGA
- the THI3 gene encoding branched-chain-2-oxoacid decarboxylase THI3: protein MNSSYTHKYGLPKYIAISDYLFHRLNQLNIHTIFGLSGEYSMPLLDKLYDIPNLRWAGNSNELNAAYAADGYSRLKGLGCLITTFGVGELSAINGVAGSYAEHVGILHIVGMPPTSAQTKQLLLHHTLGNGDFTVFHRIASDVACYTTLIVDSDLCADEVDKCIKMAWIEQRPVYMGMPVNQVNLPIESDRLNTPLDLQLHKNDPDVEKEVITRILSFIYKSKNPAIIVDACTSRQNLIEEAKELCSRLKFPIFVTPMGKGTVDETDPQFGGVFTGSISAPEVREVVDFADFIIVIGCMLSEFSTSTFHFQYKTKNCALLYSTSVKLKNATYPDLSVKILLQKLLATLDESKLSYRPDEQPSMMVPRPYPAGNVLLRQEWVWNEISRWFQPGDIIITETGASAFGVNQTRFPVNTLGISQALWGSVGYTMGACLGAEFAVQEINRDKFPATKHRVVLFMGDGAFQLTVQELSTIVKWGLTPYIFVMNNQGYSVDRFLHHRSDASYYDIQPWNYLGLLRVFGCTNYETKKIITVGEFRSMINDANFAVNDKIRMIEIMLPPRDVPQALLDRWVVEKEQSKQMQEENENSSAVDTPTPEFQPLLKKIKLDTDMISPNYYQGP from the coding sequence ATGAATTCTAGCTATACACACAAATACGGGCTGCCGAAATATATAGCTATATCCGACTATCTTTTCCATCGGCTCAACCAGCTAAATATACATACGATATTTGGGCTTTCTGGAGAATACAGCATGCCATTGTTGGACAAACTATACGATATTCCAAACTTACGATGGGCTGGTAATTCTAATGAGCTGAATGCTGCTTATGCAGCAGACGGATACTCACGACTCAAAGGTCTGGGATGTCTTATAACGACTTTTGGAGTAGGTGAATTATCGGCAATCAATGGCGTAGCTGGATCTTATGCTGAGCATGTCGGAATACTTCATATTGTGGGTATGCCGCCCACAAGTGCACAAACGAAGCAATTACTTCTGCATCACACTCTAGGAAATGGAGATTTCACCGTTTTCCATAGAATAGCCAGTGACGTGGCATGTTATACAACTCTGATTGTTGACTCTGACTTGTGCGCCGACGAAGTCGATAAATGTATAAAAATGGCTTGGATTGAACAGAGACCCGTATACATGGGTATGCCTGTTAACCAGGTGAACCTCCCGATTGAATCGGACAGACTGAACACTCCGTTGGATTTACAGTTGCATAAAAACGATCCAGATGTAGAGAAAGAGGTCATAACTCGAATATTGagttttatatacaaaagTAAGAACCCTGCAATCATAGTAGACGCATGTACAAGTAGACAGAATTTAATCGAGGAGGCTAAAGAACTTTGCAGTAGACTCAAATTCCCCATTTTTGTTACTCCTATGGGTAAAGGCACTGTAGATGAAACAGACCCGCAATTTGGGGGCGTATTCACAGGATCCATATCTGCTCCGGAAGTGAGGGAAGTAGTTGATTTTGCTGATTTCATTATCGTGATAGGTTGTATGCTTTCCGAATTCAGCACGTCAACTTTCCATTTCCAAtacaaaactaaaaattGTGCACTACTATATTCGACGTCTGTTAAACTGAAGAATGCTACATATCCCGACCTAAGCGTCAAAATACTGCTACAAAAACTATTGGCAACCTTGGACGAGTCCAAACTCTCGTACAGGCCGGATGAACAACCCAGCATGATGGTTCCAAGACCTTATCCAGCTGGCAATGTTCTTTTGAGACAGGAATGGGTTTGGAATGAAATATCCCGTTGGTTTCAACCAGGCGACATAATTATAACAGAAACTGGTGCCTCCGCGTTTGGTGTCAACCAAACCAGGTTTCCAGTAAATACACTGGGCATATCACAGGCACTTTGGGGATCTGTCGGTTATACGATGGGGGCGTGTTTGGGAGCAGAGTTTGCAGTCCAGGAAATCAATAGAGATAAATTCCCCGCAACCAAACATAGGGTTGTTCTATTTATGGGGGATGGTGCTTTTCAATTAACGGTTCAAGAGTTATCTACAATTGTTAAATGGGGACTGACACCTTATATTTTTGTGATGAACAATCAAGGTTACTCTGTCGATAGGTTTTTACATCACAGGTCGGATGCGAGTTATTATGATATTCAGCCTTGGAACTACTTAGGATTACTCCGGGTATTTGGTTGTACAAATTACGAAACCAAAAAGATAATTACTGTTGGGGAGTTTAGGTCCATGATCAATGACGCTAATTTTGCTGTTAATGACAAAATTCGAATGATAGAGATTATGCTGCCACCAAGAGATGTTCCACAAGCTCTGCTTGATAGATGGGTAGTAGAGAAGGAGCAAAGCAAACAAATGCAAgaggaaaacgaaaactCCAGTGCAGTGGATACCCCAACGCCAGAATTTCAACCacttctgaaaaaaatcaaacttGATACAGACATGATTTCTCCCAATTACTATCAAGGCCCATAA